One window from the genome of Nisaea sediminum encodes:
- the hemJ gene encoding protoporphyrinogen oxidase HemJ, with product MSYEWIKAFHVMSMVAWMAGMFYLPRLFVYHADAEPGSELSETLKIMERRLLRAIINPAMVSTFVFGIWMLVLIPEFLSDGWFHVKLACLFLLTGFHGMMARWRRDFAADANRRSARFYRIANEVPTILLIVIVIMVIVKPFS from the coding sequence ATGAGCTACGAATGGATCAAGGCGTTTCACGTCATGAGCATGGTGGCCTGGATGGCCGGGATGTTCTATCTGCCGCGGCTCTTCGTCTATCACGCCGATGCGGAGCCCGGCTCCGAACTCTCCGAAACCCTGAAGATCATGGAGCGCCGGCTTCTGCGTGCGATCATCAATCCGGCGATGGTTTCGACCTTCGTCTTCGGTATCTGGATGCTGGTGCTTATTCCGGAATTTCTCTCGGACGGCTGGTTTCACGTCAAACTGGCCTGTCTTTTCCTGCTCACCGGATTTCACGGAATGATGGCCCGGTGGCGGCGCGATTTCGCGGCCGATGCAAATCGTCGCAGTGCGCGCTTCTACCGGATTGCGAACGAAGTCCCGACGATCCTTCTGATCGTCATCGTCATCATGGTGATCGTGAAACCGTTTTCCTGA
- the hemE gene encoding uroporphyrinogen decarboxylase, with product MTEKPILKALAGQVSDIPPIWLMRQAGRYLPEYREVRKQAGSFVDLCLNPELAAEVTLQPIRRFGMDGAILFSDILIVPYGLGQPLKFVEGRGPVLEPVRDRAALSSLDTSGLSKRVGNVYETVSRVREALPAETALIGFSGSPWTVITYMVEGGSSKDYAATKQWAYSDPEGFQALIDIVVEGTITYLLGQAKAGAEVLKLFDSWAGVLSPRLFRMAVIEPTKKIVSAVKAAYPDLPVIGFPRAAGANYLDYIAETGVDAVAVDTAMPIRWAMENIQTRMPIQGNLDPIALLSGGKGLDEEVKSILDAAASGPFIFNLGHGILPTTPIAHVEQLLRQVRRR from the coding sequence ATGACCGAGAAACCGATACTGAAAGCGCTTGCAGGCCAGGTGTCAGATATTCCCCCGATCTGGCTCATGCGTCAGGCCGGCCGCTATCTGCCGGAATATCGGGAGGTTCGCAAACAGGCGGGATCCTTCGTCGATCTCTGCCTGAACCCGGAACTGGCCGCGGAGGTCACCCTCCAACCGATCCGCCGTTTCGGGATGGACGGTGCCATTCTCTTCTCGGACATCCTGATCGTGCCCTATGGTCTCGGTCAGCCGCTGAAGTTCGTCGAGGGCCGTGGACCGGTGCTGGAACCGGTGCGCGACCGGGCGGCGCTTTCGAGCCTCGATACCTCGGGCCTTTCGAAACGCGTCGGCAATGTCTACGAGACCGTGTCGCGGGTCCGGGAGGCTCTGCCGGCGGAGACTGCGCTGATCGGTTTTTCGGGCAGTCCCTGGACGGTCATCACCTACATGGTCGAGGGCGGCAGCAGCAAGGACTACGCCGCAACCAAGCAATGGGCCTACAGCGATCCGGAAGGGTTCCAGGCGCTGATCGACATCGTCGTCGAGGGGACGATCACCTATCTGCTCGGTCAGGCGAAGGCCGGGGCCGAGGTTCTGAAACTGTTCGATTCCTGGGCCGGCGTGCTCTCGCCGCGCCTCTTCCGCATGGCGGTCATCGAACCGACGAAAAAGATCGTCTCCGCGGTGAAGGCGGCCTATCCGGATCTGCCGGTCATCGGCTTTCCGCGCGCGGCGGGCGCCAATTACCTCGATTACATCGCGGAGACCGGTGTCGATGCGGTGGCCGTCGACACGGCCATGCCGATCCGCTGGGCGATGGAAAACATCCAGACCAGGATGCCGATCCAGGGCAATCTCGATCCGATCGCCTTGCTGTCCGGCGGAAAGGGCCTCGACGAGGAGGTGAAGAGCATCCTCGATGCGGCCGCTTCCGGACCGTTCATCTTCAATCTCGGGCACGGCATTCTGCCGACGACACCGATCGCGCATGTCGAGCAGTTGCTGCGCCAGGTGCGGCGCAGGTAA